Genomic segment of Paenalkalicoccus suaedae:
GGATCAAGTGGATGTTGTCGCAAAAAAGCAATCGGCACAAGTGGACGATGTAAGGTTATTTCAAGTACAAATTCGTAATAAATCGGATGAGTATGTTGAGACAACCTTCGTAATTCACTTCCACTTAAACGGTGAAATCCCAATTGCATTTTATGCACCGTCATCCCAATCCATCATTTTAAGTGATACGGAGGAGTATAGTGTAATTGGGGGAGTGTCTAAACACTCTATTACGTATTCTTGTCATACAGAGGAGTGGTCACTTCTATCTCAACATGGAGAGGGTTGTATGATGGAATTCGAGGTGAAATTATCACCATTTGAGAAGCAAAACGTGTACTATTTCGAAGCTCGTGCAAAGAGCTTAAATCAGTTAGAATCTTTACACTATCATACGAAGCTCTCGTGCGAACAATCTCTCTAATGCCTGTAAAGAAAATCTACTTGAATGTATCCAAAATCTCTGCTATTATTTTAAAGTATGAGTAAAACAGAGTTTGGAGGGAATTAACATGCGTGTACAAGTAACGTTAGCGTGCACTGAAACAGGTGACCGCAACTATATTACTACTAAGAACAAGCGTACAAACCCGGACCGCATCGAGCTAAAGAAATATAGCCCACGTCTAGGTCGTCACACTGTTCACAAGGAAACTAAATAAGTATGTCATAAAGAGCCTAGATCCTTTTTACAAAGCGATCTAGGCTCTTTTGTATGAATACAGACAGGAACTTGTAAAGAAATGTCGAATGAGTAAGGTGTAGATAAGTGAGGTGGTAGGAAATGAATCTAAAAAAAGAATATCGAAAAAAAGGAAAAGAACTTCTGAAGCATAAAAGTAGCGAGGAAGTATCACAATTACACAGTCGGTTATTTCTATCCTCTGCTTGGAAACAGGCTACTTGTATAGCAATGACGATCTCGATGCCGCACGAAATAGATACATATAGACTTATTGAACAAGCTTGGGAAGAGAATAAGCGAGTATGCGTTCCTAAAAGCTTTCCTGATAATAAGGAACTACGTTTTTATGAATTGACGGATTTTGCTCAGCTTGAAGAGACGTTTTTTCAGCTAAAGGAGCCTAATACTCGAGTAAGTAATGAAGTAAAGCGAGAAGAGATAGATGTTATTTTGGTACCTGGATTAATGTTTGACCTGAACGGGTACCGAGTAGGATACGGTGGAGGTTACTATGATCGCTATTTAGCTAGTAGTAGCGCATTAACTCTGTCTATATGTTTAGATGAACAATTGATTGATCACGTGCCTCGCAACACATATGACGTAAAGGTAGACCAAGTATTAACGCCGCAAAGGGAGATCTATACATGATGTTGCTTGCTGTAGGCATTATCCTACTTGCATATTTAGGGTACAAATTACAGGCTCTTAGTCAATCAGGCGCAGGGATGGCAGTACTGGTTGGGTTCGGTGTGCTAATTGGATTTCAGCTCAACGGCTTACTTGTCTTAGCGGCATTCTTCTTTTCTGCGTTAGTGTTAAGTAAGGTATTTAGATCAACGACTGAAGAAGTAAAGGGTGATCGAAGAGACTGGGTTCAGGTGTTTGTAAACGGAGGCATGGGCTCTATATTAGGAGTACTTTATTATGCAACAGGAGAAGCTATTTTTAGTATATTATTTGTCATTAGCTTTGCTGTTGCTACTAGTGACACGTGGGCTTCAACGATTGAGAAAGCAATTGGTAAGAACCCTATTCATTTACGCACGCTAAAACCAATGACATCTCGAATCTCCGGGGGTGTGACAGTGATAGGAACAATTGCTGCCTTGCTAGGTGCGGCGTTTATAGCTAGCTTAGGAATGATCTTATTCGATTATGAAGTGACTTTGTTTGTTTGGGTTATCCTAATCGGATTTATCGGACAGTTTATTGACTCTATACTCGGAGCTTTCATTCAAGCTACTTATCAATGTCCCATGTGCAAAAAAACGACGGAACGCACCACATGCCATGTGCAAACAGAGCTTGTTCAAGGGCATCGATATATTACAAATGACATCGTTAACTTATTATCTATTGCGATAACGGTGGCGCTGTCAGCTATTCTAATCAACCTTTATTTTCTGTCATAGAAAAAGTTTGTGAAGTAATGTACAAACTCACATTTATCCTTTACAATGATAGAGAAGACACACTATTTTTTACACAAAGGTGGTAGAAATAATGTCAACATTAAAAACGTCTAGAGTAGTGGTAATAGGTACAGGACAAGTGGGGTCGAGCTATGCGTTCTCCTTAATCAATCAAAATATTACAGACGAGATGGTACTCATCGATTTAAACGAAGAAAAAACAGAAGGAGACGCAATGGATTTGAACCATGGAATTCCATTTGGTGCTCCTACTAAAATTTGGGCAGGTAGCTATTCAGACTGTAAGGATGCAGACATTGTTGTGATTACCGCTGGTGCAAACCAACAGCCAGGAGAAACGAGATTAGATCTTATTGAAAAAAATGCCTCGATTTTTAAGAAGATTGTTACGTCAGTTATGGACTCGGGATTTGATGGGATTTTTATTGTTGCCACAAACCCTGTAGACGTACTTGCTTATGCGACGTGGAAATACTCTGGTCTTCCGATGGAGCGAGTTATTGGATCTGGAACGTTGCTAGATACAGCGCGATTTAGATTCTTATTAGGGCAATACTTTGAATTAGATGTGCGAAATATTCACGGATATATTATTGGTGAACACGGGGACACGGAGCTTCCGGTCTGGAGTCAGACACGTATAGGTTCGGAGAGAATCGAACGCTATATGGAGCGATATAAGCCTGAAGGAACAAAAGAGGATTTAGATGAGATCTTTGTGAATGTGCGCGATGCGGCCTATCAAATCATTGAGCGAAAAGGAGCGACCCATTACGCGATAGCAATGGGACTCGCTCGTTTAACAAAGACTATTTTAC
This window contains:
- the rpmG gene encoding 50S ribosomal protein L33, whose protein sequence is MRVQVTLACTETGDRNYITTKNKRTNPDRIELKKYSPRLGRHTVHKETK
- a CDS encoding 5-formyltetrahydrofolate cyclo-ligase, whose protein sequence is MNLKKEYRKKGKELLKHKSSEEVSQLHSRLFLSSAWKQATCIAMTISMPHEIDTYRLIEQAWEENKRVCVPKSFPDNKELRFYELTDFAQLEETFFQLKEPNTRVSNEVKREEIDVILVPGLMFDLNGYRVGYGGGYYDRYLASSSALTLSICLDEQLIDHVPRNTYDVKVDQVLTPQREIYT
- a CDS encoding DUF92 domain-containing protein — encoded protein: MMLLAVGIILLAYLGYKLQALSQSGAGMAVLVGFGVLIGFQLNGLLVLAAFFFSALVLSKVFRSTTEEVKGDRRDWVQVFVNGGMGSILGVLYYATGEAIFSILFVISFAVATSDTWASTIEKAIGKNPIHLRTLKPMTSRISGGVTVIGTIAALLGAAFIASLGMILFDYEVTLFVWVILIGFIGQFIDSILGAFIQATYQCPMCKKTTERTTCHVQTELVQGHRYITNDIVNLLSIAITVALSAILINLYFLS
- a CDS encoding L-lactate dehydrogenase encodes the protein MSTLKTSRVVVIGTGQVGSSYAFSLINQNITDEMVLIDLNEEKTEGDAMDLNHGIPFGAPTKIWAGSYSDCKDADIVVITAGANQQPGETRLDLIEKNASIFKKIVTSVMDSGFDGIFIVATNPVDVLAYATWKYSGLPMERVIGSGTLLDTARFRFLLGQYFELDVRNIHGYIIGEHGDTELPVWSQTRIGSERIERYMERYKPEGTKEDLDEIFVNVRDAAYQIIERKGATHYAIAMGLARLTKTILRNEHSLITVSTLLNGEYGLNDLYIGVPAVVGRNGVERIVEIDLTEEESQKLHHSADVLKKAMEPLHEDE